In one Oryza glaberrima chromosome 2, OglaRS2, whole genome shotgun sequence genomic region, the following are encoded:
- the LOC127763000 gene encoding beta-1,3-galactosyltransferase GALT1-like isoform X1 has protein sequence METALQMWVTKRLGITVLIVLFPLLIVHHLIVNSPVSGPSRYQVIHSNLLGWLSDSLGNSVAQNPDNTPVEVIPADASASNSSNSGNSSLEGFQWLNTWNHMKQLTNISDGLPHANEAIDNARTAWENLTISVHNSTSKQTEKERQCPYSIHRMNASKPDTGDFTIDIPCGLIVGSSVTIIGTPGSLSGNFRIDLVGTELPGGSGKPIVLHYGVRLTSDELTGGPVIVQNAFTASNGWGYEDRCPCSNCNNATQVDDLERCNSMVGREEKRAINSKQHLNAKKDEHPSTYFPFKQGHLAISTLRIGLEGIHMTVDGKHVTSFPYKAGLEAWFVTEVGVSGDFKLVSAIASGLPTSEDLENSFDLAMLKSSPIPEGKDVDLLIGIFSTANNFKRRMAIRRTWMQYDAVREGAVLVRFFVGLHTNLIVNKELWNEARTYGDIQVLPFVDYYSLITWKTLAICIYGTGAVSAKYLMKTDDDAFVRVDEIHSSVKQLNVSHGLLYGRINSDSGPHRNPESKWYISPEEWPEEKYPPWAHGPGYVVSQDIAKEINSWYETNHLKMFKLEDVAMGIWIDEMKKGGLPVQYKTDERINSDGCNDGCIVAHYQEPRHMLCMWEKLLRTNQATCCN, from the exons ATGGAAACGGCACTGCAGATGTGGGTGACAAAGCGACTCGGAATTACGGTTCTAATCGTCCTCTTCCCTCTGCTGATTGTGCATCATCTGATAGTGAATAGCCCAGTGTCAGGGCCATCTCGATACCAAGTCATACATTCTAATCTCCTTGGTTGGTTGAGCGACTCATTGGGAAATTCAGTGGCTCAAAATCCAGATAATACACCAGTAGAAGTGATACCAGCAGATGCTTCAGCTTCAAACAGCTCGAATTCCGGAAATTCCTCTCTTGAAGGATTTCAGTGGTTAAATACATGGAATCACATGAAGCAGTTGACCAACATCTCCGATGGCCTTCCTCACGCAAATGAGGCTATAGACAATGCAAGAACTGCATGGGAAAACCTGACGATATCAGTTCACAATTCAACCTCTAAACAGACTGAGAAAGAGAGGCAGTGTCCATATTCTATCCACAGAATGAATGCCTCCAAGCCAGACACTGGAGATTTTACCATCGATATACCTTGTGGGCTGATTGTAGGTTCTTCAGTAACTATTATAGGCACTCCAGGTAGCCTCTCCGGTAACTTCAGGATTGATCTTGTTGGGACAGAATTGCCAGGGGGATCTGGGAAACCCATCGTACTGCACTATGGTGTTCGTCTAACAAGTGATGAACTTACTGGAGGTCCAGTCATAGTGCAGAATGCCTTCACTGCAAGTAATGGCTGGGGTTATGAGGATAGATGTCCCTGCAGTAACTGTAATAATGCAACTCAAG TGGATGATTTGGAGCGATGTAATTCCATGGTGggtagagaagagaagagagctATAAACTCAAAACAGCACCTGAATGCCAAGAAAGATGAACACCCAAGCACATATTTTCCATTTAAGCAGGGACACCTTGCTATCTCAACTCTTCGGATAGGGCTAGAAGGGATTCACATGACAGTTGATGGAAAACATGTTACCTCATTTCCATATAAAGCG GGCTTGGAAGCATGGTTCGTTACTGAAGTAGGAGTATCTGGTGATTTCAAGCTAGTAAGTGCAATTGCAAGTGGCCTGCCCACATCAGAAGACCTGGAGAACAGCTTCGATCTTGCAATGTTGAAGTCGTCACCTATTCCAGAGGGAAAAGATGTGGACCTTTTGATTGGTATCTTTTCAACAGCAAACAACTTCAAACGAAGGATGGCGATCCGACGGACATGGATGCAATATGATGCGGTGCGCGAAGGAGCAGTACTGGTCCGTTTTTTCGTTGGCCTG CATACAAACCTCATTGTAAACAAGGAACTCTGGAATGAAGCACGCACATATGGCGACATTCAAGTGCTGCCCTTTGTTGATTACTACAGTCTGATAACATGGAAGACACTGGCAATATGCATCTACGGG ACTGGTGCTGTATCAGCGAAATATCTGATGAAAACAGACGATGATGCTTTTGTCCGTGTGGACGAGATACACTCCTCAGTAAAACAACTGAATGTCAGTCACGGCCTACTTTATGGTCGTATCAATTCTGACTCAGGTCCTCACAGAAATCCTGAGAGCAAATGGTACATAAGCCCAGAG GAATGGCCTGAAGAGAAATACCCACCATGGGCACACGGACCAGGATATGTGGTATCACAAGACATTGCAAAGGAAATCAACAGTTGGTATGAAACAAATCATTTGAAG ATGTTCAAACTAGAAGATGTAGCAATGGGTATATGGATTGATGAAATGAAGAAGGGTGGGTTACCTGTCCAATACAAAACAGATGAAAGAATTAACAGTGATGGCTGCAATGATGGGTGCATCGTTGCTCACTACCAAGAACCAAGGCACATGCTATGCATGTGGGAGAAACTCCTAAGGACAAATCAAGCAACGTGCTGCAACTAA
- the LOC127763000 gene encoding beta-1,3-galactosyltransferase GALT1-like isoform X2: METALQMWVTKRLGITVLIVLFPLLIVHHLIVNSPVSGPSRYQVIHSNLLGWLSDSLGNSVAQNPDNTPVEVIPADASASNSSNSGNSSLEGFQWLNTWNHMKQLTNISDGLPHANEAIDNARTAWENLTISVHNSTSKQTEKERQCPYSIHRMNASKPDTGDFTIDIPCGLIVGSSVTIIGTPGSLSGNFRIDLVGTELPGGSGKPIVLHYGVRLTSDELTGGPVIVQNAFTASNGWGYEDRCPCSNCNNATQVDDLERCNSMVGREEKRAINSKQHLNAKKDEHPSTYFPFKQGHLAISTLRIGLEGIHMTVDGKHVTSFPYKAGLEAWFVTEVGVSGDFKLVSAIASGLPTSEDLENSFDLAMLKSSPIPEGKDVDLLIGIFSTANNFKRRMAIRRTWMQYDAVREGAVLVRFFVGLHTNLIVNKELWNEARTYGDIQVLPFVDYYSLITWKTLAICIYGTGAVSAKYLMKTDDDAFVRVDEIHSSVKQLNVSHGLLYGRINSDSGPHRNPESKWYISPEEWPEEKYPPWAHGPGYVVSQDIAKEINS; this comes from the exons ATGGAAACGGCACTGCAGATGTGGGTGACAAAGCGACTCGGAATTACGGTTCTAATCGTCCTCTTCCCTCTGCTGATTGTGCATCATCTGATAGTGAATAGCCCAGTGTCAGGGCCATCTCGATACCAAGTCATACATTCTAATCTCCTTGGTTGGTTGAGCGACTCATTGGGAAATTCAGTGGCTCAAAATCCAGATAATACACCAGTAGAAGTGATACCAGCAGATGCTTCAGCTTCAAACAGCTCGAATTCCGGAAATTCCTCTCTTGAAGGATTTCAGTGGTTAAATACATGGAATCACATGAAGCAGTTGACCAACATCTCCGATGGCCTTCCTCACGCAAATGAGGCTATAGACAATGCAAGAACTGCATGGGAAAACCTGACGATATCAGTTCACAATTCAACCTCTAAACAGACTGAGAAAGAGAGGCAGTGTCCATATTCTATCCACAGAATGAATGCCTCCAAGCCAGACACTGGAGATTTTACCATCGATATACCTTGTGGGCTGATTGTAGGTTCTTCAGTAACTATTATAGGCACTCCAGGTAGCCTCTCCGGTAACTTCAGGATTGATCTTGTTGGGACAGAATTGCCAGGGGGATCTGGGAAACCCATCGTACTGCACTATGGTGTTCGTCTAACAAGTGATGAACTTACTGGAGGTCCAGTCATAGTGCAGAATGCCTTCACTGCAAGTAATGGCTGGGGTTATGAGGATAGATGTCCCTGCAGTAACTGTAATAATGCAACTCAAG TGGATGATTTGGAGCGATGTAATTCCATGGTGggtagagaagagaagagagctATAAACTCAAAACAGCACCTGAATGCCAAGAAAGATGAACACCCAAGCACATATTTTCCATTTAAGCAGGGACACCTTGCTATCTCAACTCTTCGGATAGGGCTAGAAGGGATTCACATGACAGTTGATGGAAAACATGTTACCTCATTTCCATATAAAGCG GGCTTGGAAGCATGGTTCGTTACTGAAGTAGGAGTATCTGGTGATTTCAAGCTAGTAAGTGCAATTGCAAGTGGCCTGCCCACATCAGAAGACCTGGAGAACAGCTTCGATCTTGCAATGTTGAAGTCGTCACCTATTCCAGAGGGAAAAGATGTGGACCTTTTGATTGGTATCTTTTCAACAGCAAACAACTTCAAACGAAGGATGGCGATCCGACGGACATGGATGCAATATGATGCGGTGCGCGAAGGAGCAGTACTGGTCCGTTTTTTCGTTGGCCTG CATACAAACCTCATTGTAAACAAGGAACTCTGGAATGAAGCACGCACATATGGCGACATTCAAGTGCTGCCCTTTGTTGATTACTACAGTCTGATAACATGGAAGACACTGGCAATATGCATCTACGGG ACTGGTGCTGTATCAGCGAAATATCTGATGAAAACAGACGATGATGCTTTTGTCCGTGTGGACGAGATACACTCCTCAGTAAAACAACTGAATGTCAGTCACGGCCTACTTTATGGTCGTATCAATTCTGACTCAGGTCCTCACAGAAATCCTGAGAGCAAATGGTACATAAGCCCAGAG GAATGGCCTGAAGAGAAATACCCACCATGGGCACACGGACCAGGATATGTGGTATCACAAGACATTGCAAAGGAAATCAACAGTTG A
- the LOC127763001 gene encoding transcription termination factor MTEF1, chloroplastic-like: MLATTRLPPPPAAAATTPTPPARGGGGGGVEFRRKLHFLSSELHLDPFPLLALHPPLRAAPLPQLRASLALLLSHGLSAGDAARVFSAFPSLLTSPPGEHLRFLSADAPLPPPLLRAAVVRSPRLLAASVPGTLRPALRFLRRRVALRRRPLPLAAALLLAFSVDRTLLPKLLFLRDATGMPDPAVCAILRRAPAILSYGIQTNLTPKLRFLADRMGRDPAVELAEFPHYFAFSLEGRIRPRHEALKERSVQMSLKDMLTISDDEFRERLVDAALSTPR; this comes from the coding sequence ATGCTCGCCACCAcgcgcctccctcctccgcccgccgccgccgccaccaccccaacccctcccgcgcgcggcggcggaggcggaggcgtggagTTCCGCCGCAAGCTCCACTTCCTCTCTTCGGAGCTCCACCTCGACCCGTTCCCTCTCCTCGCCCTCCACCCGccgctccgcgccgcgccgctgccgcagctccgcgcctccctcgccctcctcctctcgcacGGCCTCTCCGCGGGCGACGCCGCCCGCGTCTTCTCGGCGTTCCCGTCGCTGCTTACCTCCCCTCCCGGCGAGCACCTCCGGTTCCTCTCCGCcgacgcgccgctgccgcccccgctcctccgcgccgcggTCGTCCGGtccccgcgcctcctcgccgcgtccGTCCCGGGGACGCTCCGCCCGGCGCtccgcttcctccgccgccgcgtggcgCTCCGCAGGAGGCccctcccgctcgccgccgcgctgctcctcgCCTTCTCCGTCGACCGAACCCTCCTCCCAAagctcctcttcctccgcgACGCCACGGGGATGCCCGACCCTGCCGTCTGCGCCATCCTCAGGCGCGCCCCGGCCATCCTCTCCTACGGGATCCAGACCAACCTCACGCCCAAGCTCCGGTTCCTCGCCGACCGCATGGGGAGGGACCccgccgtcgagctcgccgagtTCCCGCACTACTTCGCCTTCAGCTTGGAGGGGAGGATCAGGCCCAGGCACGAGGCGTTGAAGGAGAGGAGCGTTCAGATGTCGCTCAAGGACATGTTGACAATTAGCGATGATGAGTTCAGGGAGCGGCTGGTCGACGCGGCTCTCTCCACTCCTAGGTAG